In Cryptomeria japonica chromosome 5, Sugi_1.0, whole genome shotgun sequence, the genomic window AAGGCCATGCAACGCATCACCACGACAACCACCACTCCCACACTGCCACCTGTTTGCTAACAACGAAGTAAAACCATAAAAAAGGGAAACTATGGGGAAAACTATGCAGTTAACTAAAATCAATTTAACATCTAAATGGAATTTATTGCCTGTCTGTTGTCTTCCCCGTTtccgaaatttaaaaaaaaaaattaaatgtatttTTAATATATCGAATTGGAATAAGAAAAACAAAATTATACTGTTAAAAGAATATTAAAATAGCAAGAAAACATAGCAGCTACCTCCATCAACAAGGTGGTGTCTTTTTTAGAATAAGAAGAAGTTATGGTTGATATCAAATAACCAGTGTTGCATGaggaggaaaaagaggaaataatgTTTTCATTGTGAAGAGCATAAAGCTTCTACTCCAGAACCATGGCAGTAGCACAATCTCTACCATAAGTTCAATCCTCCGGATCAAGGGAAACCTTTGTTGTTGTTCTGTCACATGTATTTCAAGGACTTAAATCAGTAACTTACAGACTGGCTTCAAAAGCTTGGATTTGTGCTTTCAAATTGGACAAATTGTTTTGGAGATCAAAAGTTTGGTCTGGATTATGAATATCTGAAATGAGAAAGTATATACATTGTAATCATTGCAGGCATACTCAAACATTTAGTATATATTGTTGTTCAAGTTAAAATATGAATAAAATATCACCAGTTTTATTTGAGATAATCAATAATGTATCCTTCATATTATACAagtaaattataaaaaattataaaaaatttgaaatatactaaaaattcaaaaataaagttcAATATAAAATTCCAAAATTTAAGCACCTAATTAACTGATCAacttctaaaaaaaattaaataaattcaatttctaaaaattaaatgaaaaattcataaaaataaactaaaaaatcatattctataataatataatcaaaataccatgcaaaataatatatattttgaaCCCtacaaatatataaatttttttattaaaaaaataataataatcctcATCTTAATCTCTCCTCCTATATCATCTCAAACTTATTATCCTTTGCCTTTTTCTCAACAAGTGAAAAATTTACCTTGATTACCACATATTCCAATTGACATTTTGGATTTTCCATGTTAAATGGAAACTTGTTTTTTGTATTTGCATGGTGCTAGCATGTTGATTTTGCAAATGGATTCTTGTCAATAGTGTTAACAAGTATATAAATGGTTCTACTACTTGCTAAAACTATGCAAGTTAATGTGTTTTCTTGAACCAACCTTTCTATAACACATTGTTGTTGGGCAACTCTCTTATCATGAAAATAAATAAGTATCATAGACGATCAACATTGTTTGTTCATTTGTTTGTAAGTTTATATGttcaaaataaacattattagCAATAGATAATGCAATGAATTTTTTCTTCAAAAGAATCTAATTGTTTTCAAAAaggagaaaaattaaaaattaattgaatAACATCTATATCTAATTATATGATACGATAGCTATGTGTACAAATTAACATTCATATTGTATATAGATTTATAATGTTATCTaactatttatgtaatattaaaattcatttaaaatttatttttaattttctattgAGTATTCCTTGAACCTCCTGTAGATCCTTGAACCTCCTATAGATGCAAGTGCTAGTTAGTTAGCGGAGAGGCTTTATTTGGTGTGGAACTCCCACCGGATTCCTCCAAGATTCTCACGCCTGAGAGTTTTCCGATTGCCGATAAAGATTTTGTCGGTAGGTAGTAAAGTTAAAAAGTTTGCAAGATATGAAACAGCTCGCTGTTGTTTGCAGTCATTTGTTAAAAATGGCGTTGGCAACAATGTGCTTTCCGGGCCTTCAAATTTGGAGaggttatttatatttaattatttttggttCGGTTAATGAATCGTATATACTTCAACAGAGATTGTTTAATGGATTACAAATTTGAATTGCAGAAGATCTCAATTTAGTCTTTttctatgaaatttacatttataAGAGAACTGATTTGAGTTCGAATTGCATGTTGCCCTGTTCTACGGCAACTGAAATTAAAAACTACGCTTGACAAAGGTTACACGAATATGAAATGTTGTCTATGCCAAAAtaagagctttggaacagggtattgaCATTCGTATAAGCATAATTGAAAGGAAATTTTTATAAGATGTTATAGTCGCAAGTGCATTGCTATACTTGTATGCGAAATGTGGAAGCTTATACaaggcacgtgaattgtttgacaaattGTCTTAAAGAAATGTGCTCTCATGGAATCCAATGATTGCAGGGTATGCACGGCATGGTGTTCTTGATGAGGCTTTAAGGCTTTTCAAAGAAATGCCTCAACCAGATGTCATTTCATAGATCCAATGCTTGCCAATTATGCACAACATAGTGTTCTCGACAAGGCTATAAGGCTTTTTAAGGACATACCTTAAAGAAGTGTGGTTTCATAGAATGTGATGATTGCAGGATTAGCCCAAAATGGATTTCTTGAAGAagctttcaatattttcaaagataTGCCTCAAATAAATGTGGTCTCGTGGAATGCAATGGTTGCagaatattcacaaaatgtgtttGTTGAAAATCCCTTCGAAACCTTAAAGGAAATGCAgctggcaggtgtaaagccagatTCCACAACCTTTACGAGCGTTCTCCCAGCCTGTACCCAATTGGGAACTTTAGAAGAGGGTATGAAAATCCATCGAATCATAACTGAAAGTGGTTCTTAGTCGGGTTTCTTAGTTGtcaatgccctgatagacatggaTGCAAAATGCAGAAGCATAAACAAGGCATGTAATTTTATGGCATTTAAACTTTGAGGAATtcgatgattgcaggatatgcacaaagtgGGCTCTCTTAAAAAAAGCTTTGGAGACTTTTAAGCAACTGCAATTAGTGGGATTAAATGCAAACTCCATTACCTTTGTCAGCATTCTCCCAagttgtgccaaaatgggagctttagagcagggtatggacatccatggAAGCATAATCGAGAGTAgatttttgtcagatgttgcagttGCAAGTGCCCCGGTTTACATGTATtgaaaatgtggaagcatacaaaAAGCATGTgagttgtttgacaaaatgcctaaaaaAAACTGTGATcttatggaatgctatgattgcaagaTATGTACAGAATGGCTTTTGCAGGGATGGTCTCAAACTCTTTCAACCAATGAAGTACTCCAGAACATACCCTGAGTATATAAGCCTTCTATTTTATTTGCATGTAGTCATGCAGATTTAGTGGATGAGCGCTACAAATACTTCAATGACGTGAGCTTCTCTTATTGCATTACACCTACAAACACTATTATTAGTGACAACAATTTGCCCACAATTTCACAACTGTGCTGACACTATGGAAGAAACATTTGGTTAGCCCTGACTCGGTGGTGCATCATTTGCTTTCCTTTTTCTGCCACTATATTCCGCATGCTTATCTGTCATTGAGCTGTCAAGTAAAATGATATAGAGAATGAGGTATGGAATCATCAAGAAAATGATGCCTTTGTATCTATGATTCCGTGAGTATGATGCAAAGAGATTGAATGTAAGTCATGGGCATTAGAGACTTGTTAGTAGAAAAGATGCATAGCTATTAATGGAAGAGATGAAtaacttgtagcgtcctaaaattgcgacacttgcaatttcgatcgcatttgggtcttcacgatggcgacgcaacacgcaacctgaatggagaccccgaaacctgattatgacactgaaaactgcattttcttgcaccctagcctgaacctcctttgcaccctgctgtcccgggaggtgggaccagagcacccagcgccctggtcccccaggaccatggcgcccagcgccctggtccctgggtcctattttgggcccggtctcttttggacttcgggtctttatgtttgcaaattggaaaattatctttcctggtcggcctaaggtcgggaaaatcagtctatcagccctaaatgacaagtatataaactacattttcctctctcatttgggggagatatatacatgacggaaaaaacgtggaaactatactcaaacattcaagcattcaagcattccttcaagcaattgatcatttcaagtctccattcaaggctaagtgttgcattcaagacaaggattcaaccattgaagaggagatcacttactacatactactacaacatacaacatacaacatctataccttcgcacataaggatacaaacatccttacaacaaggtattagtacttgttttacattacagacatttacatttacagcattgctcatttcttggttaattccaaaactggggtttgacctaaaggcaaacccctaatccctaaccccccaatcgtcttcgtttttctgtgtgtaggttgcaggtacatggctgaaattgaagatctggaatccttgtgcagagacgaacagatcccccttcgtttcgcggatttttcggaggaccgtggcgctgggtgccatcgtcccggcaactttcgctcaaatttgcaggacagcgccatatcgacattttactgctaattccaggtccgcagcttcatcctatatccctatctcagtttataagcgaatctttgtcactttctatgcattcctagcttaattcttctatcaacattctttacaaaagagggtagccttgctttcttaacccttgaaacacatttagcatccaatcttgcattgtgtgggattggatcttgtgggtttcaacccctcttttgaatgtaaagtctctcccctaagtgaaaaccatcaaccctagtgaatctcccttctctctccttggagttggaagaggggagagcaactagggttcgatcgcgatttttcgctttacattttggtgaacccgacgtgaacatcctttctgattattcatgattagatctgaaatttgattctttgattacatttccatgtttgatcttttgcaaaattttagaggtgattgcataaaaactctaaattttctttttagtaattaaacttgtgaaatatttaattgttaatgcttgtttcagatctgcccttctattacaaattatcaattcaaatttgtgctttaattttgaaaattaagtggttaagtgtcaaaaccctaatttttgaaaccctcttgattcaacctttgactgataatttcactgatcaaaacatctgcaaatcagctgtaactttggattccgcaataaaatcacaatatcttttatccctgaaaatttggaaaaaagttgcgaggaccgtgtgcactccgagcgccatcgtccccgacattttttccgaaatttcgggagctagatcttactgtattttcctgctaaaatccagaattttggctgattttatcaattttaacaccttcaaaattaaagtcaaagttggtctagggattgcttggattaacgcttctaatcattcaaaaatcattgaaactgaaattttgtgtcaaaattgtgttcttactgtcctaaatctgaaaagtgtgtttgcattcattcgaaatttcagtgctttattcaaattcttgcaattcgtgacttttgaaattaagtgcttaattacaacaactttaatttccgctttcaaaattgaattttgcgtgaaattgagtcaacttttgaatttcaaaacttgcattgcttttgacattccctctaaaatcataaaattcaaaatttcagtttccctctctttttcaaaattcaaattttgcatttttcgacaatcttggtagggttcaatttcgagattgcaactttaatttggcctatctacagatcgtaaaatcactcaattttttcagattagctttaaaatcatcatacctttcatccctgcaaatttcgaaaaaagttgcaaggaccgtgttgcattccgagcgccacggtcccggacattttttccgaaatttcgggagactgtcgtgattgcatttaacagcttaaatccagaagattggctgattttattgaaaattgctacctctaaattcaaaatttcctcttcctttctagtgtatgagttttacaacaataagccctacttacactattcccattagacgaagccgtaaaattaagtccttccaaggtttaattactgaggagatggaacctaatttgaatggcctttttaacgaggacatgggtaattcctctaatcctcctaatgatgaggaagctctccatgaggtttctgaagaacaactttcaaaattggataaccaatttgatgattttcgacaatggatgtctcaagaataccccgatagtcaagctcttcctttaattgagggtctaaaacgtatgcttcaaagtgataaaaatggaattgatattttgcgtggtattgcacacattgtggattcgaatgtaatgcctatgaagagttgtgctgaaactttgggttatacacaacctcctactcaagtcaatcattctattcctttgacaacttctattgctagcatacctacctttacatcaaacataatgactacttctatacaagacattcctcctatgatcaccagtcatgggggcaatccttcaattaaccctcttccttcattcaatccgatttcttcattcattccttcaatgagtgtccctattatttctccacaaatgaacatgacgcaagggggcaattcattcaatcattccattcctccttgtagtgttcctcatgtccaatcatctcctatgactaattatcatagagtcccaccaccttactctttaccttctttcaataacataacacctccatctcaatctaacacatctaatatgaattcttcgactgaagcgaccattaacaatcttgcacaaactgtctcttctttacagcaacaaattgcctctatgaatcaatctaagtttagtgtgcccacatttgatgttgcgagcccactttctcttgacattgttcgagctattccccctaaacatgttgaaatcccgcatttggagctttataatggtaaaggtgatcctctaacacatgttaagacttttcaaacaatatgtactgattttgcttatgaccaaaggttgcttgcaaaattgtttactagaacattaagagacaaagccctacaatggtattgctcgttgccttcttattctattaattctttcgaacaacttgcaaatgctttcattcaacaatttcaaaacaatataagtcctaaagttactttgattgatttaatgcattgtaaacaaggtgttaaagaaaaagtgactgatttcattggtagatataagcatttgtatgctcaaatttcttttccagtgcctgataatgatattcaaagaatctttatttctaatttacaaaaagatattcgagacaaacttctgttttctgagtttacttctttccaacagttgtgtgcaactcttcacaattatcaactaactgtgagtcaaatggaacaatcacatcctatggctccgagtgataagggtgatagcagtcaacaaccatttgggaagtttaaaccgaatagagattccatcaaattcaatgaaaacatcatcaacaacaatgtgaatgcagcatcaggtgtgcctcctctttctaaatttttcaagaaataaagaaagtatactcctttgaatgaatcattgcatagtattatgaataagttattggaacaaaatgtgcttactcttcctcctataagacaaattgatcctgcaaagattacttcaccttattttgataacaaatctttttgtcaatttcatcgtcagcctgggcatgatactgaaaaatgtttttctttaaagggtaaaattcaagatttgattgataataatactatttctgtttccggagtgaatgataaaggcaatacatctgtagctcctcctaaccaaaatcttcagatttttactgatccattaccttctcatacctctaatgcgattgagactaatgattcctctctctcatctgatggtcttgtgtctatgactccgaatgtgattaactttgtagagcagcaagaaaaccctaaagaaccttccatcacatttgattccagtgaaaccattagggcacctgatggtcctttatacatagttgcaaaagttaagaatacaccttgccgtggagtgcttattgatccttcgtgcatggttaatgttattactgaagaatttctttttactttgcaattgaatcaagtgatatatgacaaaacagatgtgattgtgaaactatttgatgcattttcttctcctgcaattggttctattgcattgcctattgaggtccataacaaatcccttgatgtgaactttgctattattccatcttccgaacaatttcgtgtgaagcttggctatccttggctatcttccatgaaagctattgcttctcttattcacaagtgtttgaaatttccccataatggtgaagttgttactgtcaatcatagtctctttaaaccagttgaaagaacttctagcgttcctattgattacttttggcctaaacaattccaatctcttcctccgcgaagtgatcatcttttcaaatcttatcaaaagtggaaaacagatatgatcctatctctaagtgaacctagaacacccaaacttgacattcctatcattcttgagaaggaagttcttcctttgaaagataaaactaatgtctttcctcaagaagattcccaacccatccctatggatgtgactatgcctatgattaataaacttcctaaaagtagacctatacctcctcatcatgatggacttggtctccttcctaaaccgaatattcctcccttatatggagcagtccctcctccttctttttatggagagaagagaccttcctcttctcctattgttcagcctaagagaccacaacctaaacacccaagtaataaggatgagaacattcctcctcctcaatcttcttcacttcctactaagactagatgaaatcgttctgcacgtgaacgccgatgaaagcgtcgtcttagagctcaagcagctgcttctcaaactttgcaatctccaaaaacaccttcaacaagcattattccattttctcctcagccgacgattgagccgaaatctcctaaacataagatgcatgatggtcttgatcctgtgcgagttaaagatcctatttttataaatcttgatgatgatatagatgaaaatgttattcatgatgaaaatgctacttctcctcttgcttctgatagtgaatatgaacttgttgatgttgataaccatt contains:
- the LOC131040195 gene encoding pentatricopeptide repeat-containing protein At2g42920, chloroplastic, yielding MIAGLAQNGFLEEAFNIFKDMPQINVVSWNAMVAEYSQNVFVENPFETLKEMQLAGVKPDSTTFTSVLPACTQLGTLEEGYAQSGLS